Proteins from one Phalacrocorax carbo chromosome 30, bPhaCar2.1, whole genome shotgun sequence genomic window:
- the DCAF15 gene encoding DDB1- and CUL4-associated factor 15 isoform X1: MAPSSKSERGGPGGKRGPAGAAGGSSTGPGPRGRREHVVRQLDRVKISGQLSPRLFRKLPPRVCVSLKSIVDEDFLYAGHIFLGFSKCGRYVLSYTSNSGDDDFSFYIYHLYWWEFNVHSKLKLVRQVRLFQDEEIYSDLYLTVCEWPSDSSKVIVFGFNTRSANGLLVNMMMMSDENHRDIYISAVAMPPPRHCPGCRDMALAHPGDRQAHCLRHGFMLHTKYQVVYPFPTFQPAFQLKKDQVVLLNTSYSLVACAVAVHAAGDSSSCQILYERRSAAGPGRRAGSVPPRPEEPGEREGAGAAGPGGAGRGRAGPGLSPAVAKAKEFVADIFRRAKEATGPAPAGGAGEEEEEEEEEEDDGSGTAGFECRSPPAPAPATPGSAPAVSGRCPLHPASPRGEGSPAGEPPPAPGPPCTPPAPPPEPGYVNYTKLRYVLEPGEPTAPEEEYEDDKISLPFVVTDLRGRSLKPLKERATAQGQYLTVEQLTLDFEYVINEVIRNDAAWSRQFCSFSDYDIVILEVCPETNQVVINIGLLLLAFPSPEEEGQLRPKTYHTSLKVAWDLNTGTFVTVSVGDLAEVKGQTSGSVWSSHRKGCVDTVMRWLVPESSGRYVNRMTNEALHKGCSLKVLADNERYTWIVL, translated from the exons ATGGCGCCCAGCTCGAAATcggagcggggcggcccgggggggaagcggggcccggcgggggcggcgggcgggtcCTCGaccgggccgggcccgcggggccgccgcgagCACGTCGTGAGGCAGCTGGACCGCGTCAAG atcAGCGGGCAGCTCTCGCCCCGGCTCTTCCGCAAGCTGCCCCCGCGGGTCTGCGTCTCCCTCAAGAGCATCGTGGACGAGGACTTTCTGTACGCGGG GCACATCTTCCTCGGCTTCTCTAAGTGCGGCCGCTACGTCCTGTCCTACACCAGCAACAGCGGCGACGACGACTTCTCCTTCTACATCTACCACCTTTACTGGTGGGAGTTCAACGTCCACAGCAAGCTCAAACTG GTGCGGCAGGTTCGCCTCTTCCAGGACGAGGAGATTTACAGCGACCTGTACCTGACGGTCTGCGAGTGGCCCAGCGACTCCTCCAAGGTCATCGTCTTCGGCTTCAA cACCCGCTCCGCCAACGGCCTCCTCGTCAACATGATGATGATGAGCGATGAAAACCACCGGGACATTTACATCAGCGCGGTGGCCATGCCGCCCCCCCGGCACTGCCCCGGCTGCCGAGACATGGCCCTGGCCCACCCCG GCGACCGGCAGGCGCACTGCCTGCGGCACGGCTTCATGCTGCACACCAAGTACCAGGTGGTCTACCCCTTCCCCACCTTCCAGCCCGCTTTCCAGCTCAAGAAGGACCAGGTCGTCCTGCTCAACACCAGCTACTCCCTGGTGGCCTGCGCCGTCGCCGTCCACGCCGCAG GCgacagcagctcctgccaaATCCTCTACGAGCGCCggagcgcggcggggcccggccgccgcgcaggatccgtcccgccgcgaCCGGAGGAgccgggggagcgggagggagccggggcggcggggccgggcggggccgggcggggccgggcggggccggggctctCTCCCGCCGTGGCCAAAGCCAAAGAGTTCGTGGCCGACATCTTCCGCCGCGCCAAGGAGGCCACGGGGCCGGCGCCGGCCGGCGGCgcgggcgaggaggaggaggaggaggaggaggaggaggatgatggcAGCGGCACCGCCGGCTTCGAGtgccgctccccgcccgcccccgcccccgcgacccccggctcagccccggcGGTATCGGGGCGctgccccctgcaccccgcCTCCCCGCGGGGGGAGGGCAGCCCGGCGGGggagccccccccggcccccggccccccctgcaccccccccgcgcccccccccgagcccggCTACGTCAACTACACCAAACTGCGCTACGTGCTGGAGCCCGGCGAGCCCACCGCGCCCGAGGAGG AGTACGAGGACGACAAGATCTCGCTGCCCTTCGTGGTGACCGACCTGCGCGGCCGCAGCCTGAAGCCGCTGAAGGAGCGGGCGACGGCgcag gggcAATACCTGACCGTGGAGCAGCTGACGTTGGACTTCGAGTACGTCATCAACGAGGTCATCCGGAACGACGCCGCCTGGTCCCGCCAGTTCTGCTCCTTCAGCGACTACGACATCGTCATCCTCGAG gtGTGCCCCGAGACCAACCAGGTCGTCATCAACATcgggctgctgctcctggcctTCCCCTCGCCCGAGGAGGAGGGGCAGCTTCG ACCAAAGACGTACCACACCAGCCTGAAGGTCGCCTGGGACCTCAACACCGGCACCTTCGTCACCGTCAGCGTGGGGGACCTCGCCGAGGTCAAGGGGCAGACGAG CGGCAGCGTGTGGAGCTCGCACCGCAAGGGCTGCGTCGACACGGTGATGAGGTGGCTCGTCCCGGAGAGCAGCGGCCGCTACGTCAACAGGATGACGAACGAGGCGCTGCAcaaag GCTGCTCCCTGAAGGTGTTGGCGGACAACGAGCGCTACACCTGGATCGTGCTGTAG
- the CLPP gene encoding LOW QUALITY PROTEIN: ATP-dependent Clp protease proteolytic subunit, mitochondrial (The sequence of the model RefSeq protein was modified relative to this genomic sequence to represent the inferred CDS: deleted 2 bases in 2 codons), which translates to MGPGVTRALCRAWGVAAHRSLHGTAPARSPPLIPIVVEQTGRGERAYDIYSRLLRERIVCVMGPIDDSLASLVIAQLLFLQSESNKKPVHMYINSPGGSVTSGLAIYDTMQYVLTPVCTWCVGQAASMASLLLAAGAGGQRHALPNARIMVHQPSGGARGQATDIAIQAEEILQLKRQINGLYAKHTGQPLPVIEAAMERDRYLSPVEAQEFGILDRVLVHPPPRGEDEPLLVQKEPPQTPPAPPNTPPAP; encoded by the exons ATGGGGCCCGGGGTGACG CGCGCCCTGTGCCGGGCCTGGGGGGTGGCCGCCCACCGCAGCCTCCACGGGACggcgcctgcccgcagcccccccctcaTCCCCATCGTGGTGGAGCAGACG GGCCGGGGCGAGCGCGCCTACGACATCTACTCCCGCCTCCTGCGCGAGCGAATTGTCTGCGTCATGGGGCCG ATCGATGACAGCCTGGCCAGCCTGGTCATCGCGCAGCTGCTGTTCCTGCAGTCGGAGAGCAACAAGAAACCCGTCCACATGTACATCAACAGCCCG GGCGGGTCCGTGACGTCGGGGCTGGCCATCTACGACACGATGCAGTACGTGCTGACGCCCGTG TGCACGTGGTGCGTGGGGCAGGCGGCCAGCATGGCCTCGCTGCTgctggcggcgggggcg ggggggcagcGCCACGCCCTGCCCAACGCCCGCATCATGGTGCACCAGCCCTCGGGGGGCGCGCGG GGCCAGGCCACCGACATCGCCATCCAGGCGGAGGAGATCCTGCAGCTCAAGCGCCAGATCAACGGCCTCTACGCCAAACACACGGGGCAGCCCCTCCCCGTCATCg aGGCGGCCATGGAGCGGGACCGCTACCTCAGCCCCGTGGAGGCGCAGGAATTCGGGATCCTGGACCGGGTGCTGgtgcaccccccgccccgcggcgaGGACGAGCCCCTCCTGGTGCAGAaggagcccccccaaaccccccctgcgccccccaacacccccccggcaccctga
- the DCAF15 gene encoding DDB1- and CUL4-associated factor 15 isoform X2: protein MAPSSKSERGGPGGKRGPAGAAGGSSTGPGPRGRREHVVRQLDRVKISGQLSPRLFRKLPPRVCVSLKSIVDEDFLHIFLGFSKCGRYVLSYTSNSGDDDFSFYIYHLYWWEFNVHSKLKLVRQVRLFQDEEIYSDLYLTVCEWPSDSSKVIVFGFNTRSANGLLVNMMMMSDENHRDIYISAVAMPPPRHCPGCRDMALAHPGDRQAHCLRHGFMLHTKYQVVYPFPTFQPAFQLKKDQVVLLNTSYSLVACAVAVHAAGDSSSCQILYERRSAAGPGRRAGSVPPRPEEPGEREGAGAAGPGGAGRGRAGPGLSPAVAKAKEFVADIFRRAKEATGPAPAGGAGEEEEEEEEEEDDGSGTAGFECRSPPAPAPATPGSAPAVSGRCPLHPASPRGEGSPAGEPPPAPGPPCTPPAPPPEPGYVNYTKLRYVLEPGEPTAPEEEYEDDKISLPFVVTDLRGRSLKPLKERATAQGQYLTVEQLTLDFEYVINEVIRNDAAWSRQFCSFSDYDIVILEVCPETNQVVINIGLLLLAFPSPEEEGQLRPKTYHTSLKVAWDLNTGTFVTVSVGDLAEVKGQTSGSVWSSHRKGCVDTVMRWLVPESSGRYVNRMTNEALHKGCSLKVLADNERYTWIVL, encoded by the exons ATGGCGCCCAGCTCGAAATcggagcggggcggcccgggggggaagcggggcccggcgggggcggcgggcgggtcCTCGaccgggccgggcccgcggggccgccgcgagCACGTCGTGAGGCAGCTGGACCGCGTCAAG atcAGCGGGCAGCTCTCGCCCCGGCTCTTCCGCAAGCTGCCCCCGCGGGTCTGCGTCTCCCTCAAGAGCATCGTGGACGAGGACTTTCT GCACATCTTCCTCGGCTTCTCTAAGTGCGGCCGCTACGTCCTGTCCTACACCAGCAACAGCGGCGACGACGACTTCTCCTTCTACATCTACCACCTTTACTGGTGGGAGTTCAACGTCCACAGCAAGCTCAAACTG GTGCGGCAGGTTCGCCTCTTCCAGGACGAGGAGATTTACAGCGACCTGTACCTGACGGTCTGCGAGTGGCCCAGCGACTCCTCCAAGGTCATCGTCTTCGGCTTCAA cACCCGCTCCGCCAACGGCCTCCTCGTCAACATGATGATGATGAGCGATGAAAACCACCGGGACATTTACATCAGCGCGGTGGCCATGCCGCCCCCCCGGCACTGCCCCGGCTGCCGAGACATGGCCCTGGCCCACCCCG GCGACCGGCAGGCGCACTGCCTGCGGCACGGCTTCATGCTGCACACCAAGTACCAGGTGGTCTACCCCTTCCCCACCTTCCAGCCCGCTTTCCAGCTCAAGAAGGACCAGGTCGTCCTGCTCAACACCAGCTACTCCCTGGTGGCCTGCGCCGTCGCCGTCCACGCCGCAG GCgacagcagctcctgccaaATCCTCTACGAGCGCCggagcgcggcggggcccggccgccgcgcaggatccgtcccgccgcgaCCGGAGGAgccgggggagcgggagggagccggggcggcggggccgggcggggccgggcggggccgggcggggccggggctctCTCCCGCCGTGGCCAAAGCCAAAGAGTTCGTGGCCGACATCTTCCGCCGCGCCAAGGAGGCCACGGGGCCGGCGCCGGCCGGCGGCgcgggcgaggaggaggaggaggaggaggaggaggaggatgatggcAGCGGCACCGCCGGCTTCGAGtgccgctccccgcccgcccccgcccccgcgacccccggctcagccccggcGGTATCGGGGCGctgccccctgcaccccgcCTCCCCGCGGGGGGAGGGCAGCCCGGCGGGggagccccccccggcccccggccccccctgcaccccccccgcgcccccccccgagcccggCTACGTCAACTACACCAAACTGCGCTACGTGCTGGAGCCCGGCGAGCCCACCGCGCCCGAGGAGG AGTACGAGGACGACAAGATCTCGCTGCCCTTCGTGGTGACCGACCTGCGCGGCCGCAGCCTGAAGCCGCTGAAGGAGCGGGCGACGGCgcag gggcAATACCTGACCGTGGAGCAGCTGACGTTGGACTTCGAGTACGTCATCAACGAGGTCATCCGGAACGACGCCGCCTGGTCCCGCCAGTTCTGCTCCTTCAGCGACTACGACATCGTCATCCTCGAG gtGTGCCCCGAGACCAACCAGGTCGTCATCAACATcgggctgctgctcctggcctTCCCCTCGCCCGAGGAGGAGGGGCAGCTTCG ACCAAAGACGTACCACACCAGCCTGAAGGTCGCCTGGGACCTCAACACCGGCACCTTCGTCACCGTCAGCGTGGGGGACCTCGCCGAGGTCAAGGGGCAGACGAG CGGCAGCGTGTGGAGCTCGCACCGCAAGGGCTGCGTCGACACGGTGATGAGGTGGCTCGTCCCGGAGAGCAGCGGCCGCTACGTCAACAGGATGACGAACGAGGCGCTGCAcaaag GCTGCTCCCTGAAGGTGTTGGCGGACAACGAGCGCTACACCTGGATCGTGCTGTAG
- the RFX1 gene encoding LOW QUALITY PROTEIN: MHC class II regulatory factor RFX1 (The sequence of the model RefSeq protein was modified relative to this genomic sequence to represent the inferred CDS: deleted 1 base in 1 codon), whose translation MATQTYVTELTAPTQQQPPPAAPPPTAPAPPFGAELPGGPAPPAPPPAPPAPPAPPPQQYIVVTVAEGALRPGEAVSEGSPAPPAPPPAGPSPGVQPGPGTQRSPAPSSGAAPKAGPPQEVQPLPPVQHVYPTPYVEGGDGSFAPSAIRPGPYPFADAPLYGQSAAGGYFEGPGGAAVQPSPPPPSSQAAPANPPAPMYVSGGQILGSAPPPPPPPSSGAAPPAAPGPPGAAAGTYVIQGGYVLGGGGGQAYSHTTRASPATVHWLLDNYETAEGVSLPRSTLYCHYLLHCQQHKLEPVNAASFGKLIRSVFMGLRTRRLGTRGNSKYHYYGLRIKAGSPLLRLVEDQQHLAMRQQPFAQKQRLKPIQKMEGVTNGVAVGQQPPAGLSDISTQVQQYQQFLDASRALPDFPEVELQGKALPEGAGAEDVKAFQLLYREHCEAIVDVMINLQFTLVETLWKTFWRCSLSPPGEAAPGAVHDEAEKRLPKSRLVALSKYEPVLRWAKDCDHALYQGLVEILIPDVLRPIPSALTQAIRNFAKSLESWLTNAMINIPEEMVRVKVAAASAFAQTLRRYTSLNHLAQAARAVLQNTAQISQMLSDLNRVDFANVQEQASWVCRCEDRVVQRLEQDFKATLQQQNSLEQWAAWLDAVVARVLKPHQGTPGFPRAAKLFLLKWSFYSSMVIRDLTLRSAASFGSFHLIRLLYDEYMYYLVEHRVAQARGQSPIAVMGEFANLTSSLNSLDPDKDEEEEEEEESDEELPQEMGLGAGEGAALPPDPLETPAKLPRTDARGLFVQALPSS comes from the exons ATGGCAACGCAGACCTACGTCACGGAGCTGACAGCGCCGacgcagcagcagccgccgccggccgccccgccccccaccgcccccgccccccccttcGGGGCGGAGCTGCCGgggggccccgccccccccgcgccgccccccgccccgcccgcgccccccgcgccccccccccagcagtaCATCGTCGTGACGGTGGCGG AGGGCGCCCTGCGGCCCGGAGAGGCGGTGTCCGAGggcagccccgccccccccgcgccccccccggccGGGCCCAGCCCCGGGGTGCAgccgggccccggcacccag cgCTCCCCGGCCCCCAGCAGCGGCGCCGCCCCCAAGGCCGGCCCCCCCCAGGAG gtGCAGCCCCTCCCCCCGGTGCAGCACGTGTACCCCACCCCCTACGTGGAGGGGGGCGACGGCAGCTTCGCCCCCAGCGCCAT CCGCCCCGGGCCGTACCCCTTCGCCGACGCCCCCCTCTACGGGCAAAGCGCCGCCGGCGGCTACTtcgaggggccggggggggccgcggtgcagcccagcccccccccccccagctcgcAGGCAGCCCCCGccaacccccccgcccccatgtACGTCTCGGGGGGTCAAATCTTGGGgagcgcccccccgcccccgccgccccccagcTCCGGTgcggccccccccgccgcccccggcccccccggcgccGCTGCCGGCACCTACGTCATCCAGGGGGGGTacgtgctgggg ggggggggcggccagGCCTACTCGCACACCACCCGCGCCTCCCCCGCCACG GTGCACTGGCTGCTGGACAACTACGAGACGGCGGAGGGGGTGAGCCTGCCGCGCAGCACGCTCTACTGCCACTACCTGCtgcactgccagcagcacaagCTGGAGCCCGTCAACGCCGCCTCCTTCGGCAAACTCATCCGCTCCGTCTTCATGGGGCTGCGCACCCGGCGCCTGGGCACCAG GGGTAACTCCAAGTACCATTACTACGGGCTGCGCATCAAGGCCGGCTCCCCGCTGCTGCGGCTCGTCGAGGACCAGCAGCACCTCGCCATGCGCCAGCAGCCCTTCGCGCAGAAGCAGCG gctgaAGCCCATCCAGAAGATGGAGGGGGTGACCAACGGCGtggccgtggggcagcagccGCCCGCCGGCCTCTCCGACATCAGCACCCAGGTCCAGCAGTACCAGCAGTTCCTGG ACGCCTCCCGCGCGCTGCCCGACTTCCCCGAGGTGGAGCTGCAGGGGAAGGCGCTGCCCGAGGGCGCCGGCGCCGAGGACGTCAAGGCCTTCCAGCTGCTCTACCGCGAGCACTGCGag GCCATCGTGGACGTGATGATCAACCTCCAGTTCACGCTGGTGGAGACGCTGTGGAAAACCTTCTGGCGCTGCAGCCTGAGCCCCCCCGGCGAGGCGGCCCCCGGCGCCGT ccacgACGAGGCGGAGAAACGCCTCCCCAAGAGCCGCCTCGTCGCCCTCTCCAAGTACGAGCCCGTGCTGCGGTGGGCCAAGGACTGCGACCACGCGCTCTACCAGGGGCTGGTGGAGATCCTCATCCCCGACGTGCTGCGGCCCATCCCCA gtgCCTTGACGCAAGCGATCCGCAATTTCGCCAAGAGTTTGGAGAGCTGGCTGACCAACGCCATGATCAACATCCCCGAGGAGATGGTCCGCGTGAAG GTGGCGGCAGCAAGTGCCTTTGCCCAGACGCTGCGGCGCTACACGTCCCTGAACCACCTGGCGCAGGCGGCGCGCGCCGTCCTGCAGAACACGGCGCAGATCAGCCAGATGCTCAGCGACCTCAACCGCGTCGACTTCGCCAACGTCCAG GAGCAGGCCTCGTGGGTGTGCCGGTGCGAGGACCGCGTCGTGCAGCGGCTGGAGCAGGACTTCAAGGCGacgctgcagcagcagaactcGCTGGAGCAATGGGCCGCGTGGCTGGACGCCGTCGTCGCCCGCGTCCTCAAGCCCCACCAGGGCACCCCCGGCTTCCCCCGCGCCGCCAAGCTCTTCCTCCTCAAGTGGTCCTTCTACAG CTCGATGGTGATCCGGGACCTGACCCTGCGCAGCGCCGCCAGCTTCGGCTCCTTCCACCTCATCCGCCTGCTCTACGACGAGTACATGTACTACCTGGTGGAGCACCGCGTGGCGCAGGCCCGCGGGCAGAGCCCCATCGCCGTCATGGGCGAG TTCGCCAACCTGACGAGTTCCCTCAACTCCCTGGACCCTGACAAAG acgaggaagaggaggaggaggaggagagcgaCGAGGAGCTGCCGCAggagatggggctgggggcgggggagggggcggcgctGCCCCCCGACCCCCTGGAGACCCCGGCCAAGCTCCCCCGCACCGACGCCCGGGGCCTCTTTGTCCAGGccctgccctccagctga